One segment of Rhodopirellula baltica SH 1 DNA contains the following:
- the ychF gene encoding redox-regulated ATPase YchF — protein MEAGIVGLPNVGKSTLFNALTSSVAAQSANYPFCTIEPNEGIVSVPDSRLNRITDFIKPKKVIPSALKLVDIAGIVKGAAEGEGLGNKFLSHIRQVDAIMQVVRCFEDPDVIHVSGQVNPIADIDTIETELVLADMQTLENALGKAQRTARSGDKEAKLRVAAIEKCNAHLENEQPLRTLELPEAEQVAISSYGLMTAKPILYIANVDENDLNGEHELVDKVREHAAKTGASVACVCAKLESEIAELDEEDRAEMLADVGLEEPSLNIIAREAYRTLGLQSFFTAGETEVRAWPVRIGATAPQAAGVIHSDFERGFIRAEIYQLPELEEYKTEKDIRQAGKLRVEGKSYVMQDGDICHFLFNV, from the coding sequence ATGGAAGCCGGAATCGTCGGCTTGCCCAATGTCGGCAAAAGCACCCTCTTCAACGCTCTGACGTCCAGCGTCGCGGCTCAAAGTGCCAACTATCCGTTTTGCACGATCGAGCCCAACGAAGGGATCGTCAGCGTGCCCGATTCGCGATTGAATCGGATCACCGACTTCATCAAGCCTAAGAAGGTGATTCCTTCGGCGTTGAAGTTGGTTGATATCGCCGGCATCGTGAAAGGTGCGGCCGAAGGTGAAGGTTTGGGCAACAAGTTTCTCAGTCACATCCGACAAGTCGACGCAATCATGCAGGTGGTTCGTTGCTTTGAGGATCCCGACGTGATTCACGTGAGCGGCCAAGTCAACCCGATCGCCGACATCGACACGATCGAAACCGAGCTGGTTTTGGCTGATATGCAAACGCTCGAAAACGCATTGGGTAAGGCTCAACGGACCGCTCGCAGCGGCGACAAGGAAGCCAAGCTTCGCGTCGCGGCAATTGAGAAGTGCAACGCACACTTGGAAAACGAGCAACCGTTGCGGACTTTGGAATTGCCCGAGGCCGAGCAGGTCGCGATCAGCAGCTATGGCTTGATGACCGCGAAACCAATCCTGTACATCGCCAATGTTGACGAAAACGACCTCAACGGCGAGCACGAATTGGTTGACAAAGTTCGCGAGCATGCGGCGAAGACCGGAGCTTCGGTGGCCTGCGTTTGTGCGAAGCTCGAATCAGAAATTGCCGAACTGGACGAAGAAGATCGAGCAGAAATGTTGGCGGACGTGGGCTTGGAAGAACCATCGCTGAACATCATCGCTCGCGAAGCCTACCGAACACTTGGTTTGCAAAGCTTTTTCACAGCCGGCGAAACAGAGGTCCGTGCGTGGCCGGTTCGAATCGGAGCGACTGCTCCCCAAGCCGCCGGGGTGATTCACAGCGATTTCGAGCGTGGTTTCATCCGCGCCGAAATCTACCAGTTGCCGGAGCTGGAAGAATACAAAACAGAGAAAGACATTCGACAAGCCGGTAAACTTCGTGTGGAAGGAAAGTCCTACGTGATGCAAGACGGTGACATCTGTCACTTCTTGTTCAACGTTTGA
- the carA gene encoding glutamine-hydrolyzing carbamoyl-phosphate synthase small subunit has protein sequence MSSPAKAAKLALEDGTVYTGTSLGAEGETTGEVVFNTSMTGYQEILTDPSYRGQLVTMTYPEMGNYGINSIDLENRGTSLAGFIIRNESRMHSNYRSEGSLSDYLNSQGVVGIAGIDTRALVRRIRSEGAMRGVLSTTDLDDASLVAKAKASPGLVGRDLVQEVMPTQLEKWTNELDDWTIREIREAAKDASIGDDSRPHVVCMDFGMKWNIPRHLRSRGNRVTIVPGNASADDILKMDPDGVFLSNGPGDPEPLTYAHKAIGELLGQVPVFGICLGHQLLSVACGAKTFKLKFGHRGANQPVLDLETGKVEITSQNHGFAVDDQGLPDCLEVTHRNLNDDTIAGVRHKDTGAFAVQYHPEAAAGPHDSHYLFSRFQEQLNEKCGVTA, from the coding sequence ATGAGCTCACCTGCCAAAGCTGCCAAACTCGCTCTCGAAGACGGCACCGTCTACACCGGAACCAGCCTCGGAGCAGAAGGCGAAACGACCGGCGAAGTCGTCTTCAACACCTCGATGACTGGGTACCAGGAAATCCTGACCGACCCCAGCTATCGCGGTCAATTGGTGACGATGACTTATCCCGAAATGGGCAATTACGGGATCAACTCAATCGACCTCGAAAATCGCGGCACTTCGCTGGCGGGATTCATCATCCGCAACGAGAGTCGCATGCACAGCAACTACCGATCGGAAGGTTCGCTGAGCGACTATCTGAATTCGCAGGGTGTTGTTGGAATCGCCGGCATCGACACGCGTGCCCTCGTGCGACGAATCCGCAGCGAAGGCGCCATGCGAGGCGTTCTGTCGACGACCGATTTGGATGACGCATCTTTGGTGGCCAAAGCCAAAGCTTCACCGGGTTTGGTCGGGCGTGATTTGGTACAGGAGGTCATGCCGACTCAATTGGAAAAGTGGACCAACGAACTGGATGACTGGACCATCCGAGAAATTCGCGAAGCAGCCAAAGACGCGTCGATCGGCGACGATAGCCGACCGCACGTCGTCTGCATGGACTTCGGCATGAAGTGGAACATTCCGCGGCACCTGCGTTCACGCGGCAACCGAGTCACGATCGTTCCTGGAAATGCATCCGCCGATGACATCTTGAAGATGGATCCCGACGGTGTGTTCTTGTCCAATGGACCCGGCGACCCCGAACCATTGACCTACGCTCACAAAGCGATTGGTGAATTGCTCGGCCAAGTCCCCGTGTTTGGAATTTGTCTCGGTCACCAACTGCTGTCCGTCGCCTGCGGTGCCAAAACCTTCAAACTGAAATTCGGTCACCGTGGAGCCAACCAACCCGTTCTCGATTTGGAAACGGGCAAGGTTGAAATCACCAGCCAAAACCACGGCTTCGCGGTCGATGATCAAGGTTTGCCAGATTGCTTGGAAGTCACGCACCGCAATTTGAACGATGACACGATCGCAGGTGTTCGTCACAAAGACACCGGAGCGTTTGCTGTTCAATATCACCCCGAAGCTGCGGCCGGTCCTCACGACAGCCACTACTTATTCTCACGATTCCAGGAACAACTGAACGAGAAGTGCGGGGTGACCGCATGA
- a CDS encoding porin: MISKLFRSRRASSHPASRTMLLCAAVIALAWNLTSTLVFGQDTANVLLDLQSQLDAQRAEIEELQKRVELAESPLGLFADAESDGCTPGMIERVALVAEQQSEESCDGSLEATAFRTLDYYVDYDRGFVVRPFDHKKHSFDLRFNGWTQFRHHGFVTQSDSWTDNAGINRIKSDRNAFDIERARLTMRGHVIDPRLSYFVQIDGDTDGSHMLDFFDYFWAWKASDTFQIQMGKRKVSASRQWLLGARRTRFADRPMANDFFRPDRTVGLFGIGKFAEHGHYQVMAGNGYRTASLPNSATDNRITFAATSYIDPAGDFGSQIVDYEKTHTALWRIGHSMVYSPQVGQQSGDPYDETNFVRLSDGTRLTQVGAISPGVTISDFDIWFYGADFAWKRRGWSLTSEMFLRWITDIRGDGALAKNQVFQHGCYVEGGKFLIDKKLDVNLRFSRVDGDYGAANEYAVGMNWYPLSKPSLKVTFDMTQLDGSPLQNTTSDILVGDEGTLFRTQFQAEF, translated from the coding sequence GTGATTAGCAAACTGTTCCGCAGTCGTCGAGCTTCGTCGCATCCCGCCAGCAGGACGATGCTGCTTTGTGCCGCGGTAATTGCCTTGGCTTGGAACCTCACATCAACTCTCGTTTTCGGGCAAGACACCGCGAACGTGTTGCTGGATTTGCAATCGCAGCTTGACGCCCAAAGGGCAGAGATCGAAGAGCTGCAAAAACGCGTCGAGTTGGCGGAAAGTCCTTTAGGATTGTTTGCCGATGCCGAGAGCGACGGATGCACGCCTGGCATGATTGAGCGTGTTGCGTTGGTCGCCGAACAGCAGTCGGAAGAAAGTTGTGATGGGAGCCTGGAAGCGACGGCATTTCGAACGCTCGATTATTACGTCGATTACGACCGCGGCTTTGTCGTTCGTCCGTTCGATCACAAGAAGCACTCGTTCGATTTGAGGTTCAATGGTTGGACGCAGTTTCGTCACCATGGCTTTGTGACTCAAAGTGACTCGTGGACCGACAACGCCGGGATCAACCGAATTAAATCTGATCGAAATGCATTTGATATTGAACGTGCACGTTTGACGATGCGCGGCCACGTGATCGATCCACGGTTGTCGTATTTCGTTCAAATCGACGGCGACACCGATGGAAGTCACATGCTCGACTTTTTTGATTACTTCTGGGCATGGAAGGCGTCGGACACCTTCCAGATTCAAATGGGCAAACGAAAGGTCTCCGCGAGCCGGCAATGGCTTCTTGGTGCTCGGCGCACGCGGTTTGCTGATCGACCAATGGCGAACGACTTCTTCCGTCCCGACCGAACGGTGGGGCTTTTCGGTATCGGAAAGTTTGCTGAGCACGGGCACTACCAAGTGATGGCTGGCAACGGATATCGAACGGCCAGCTTGCCCAATTCGGCAACCGACAACCGTATCACGTTTGCGGCAACGAGCTACATCGATCCCGCGGGGGATTTTGGGTCGCAAATTGTCGACTACGAAAAGACGCACACGGCACTTTGGCGAATTGGGCACTCGATGGTTTATTCGCCACAGGTCGGTCAGCAGTCCGGTGATCCCTACGACGAAACCAACTTTGTCCGGTTGTCCGATGGCACTCGTTTGACACAGGTCGGCGCAATCTCTCCGGGCGTGACGATTTCGGATTTCGATATCTGGTTTTACGGAGCGGACTTCGCTTGGAAGCGTCGAGGATGGAGTCTGACGAGCGAGATGTTTCTTCGCTGGATCACGGATATACGTGGTGACGGAGCTCTCGCGAAGAACCAGGTTTTTCAACACGGTTGCTACGTCGAGGGCGGCAAGTTCTTGATTGACAAGAAGTTGGATGTGAACCTGAGATTTTCGCGAGTCGATGGGGACTACGGTGCGGCCAACGAGTATGCGGTGGGCATGAACTGGTATCCGTTGTCCAAGCCAAGTTTGAAGGTCACGTTCGACATGACTCAGCTCGACGGAAGTCCGTTGCAGAACACGACCAGCGATATTCTGGTTGGCGACGAGGGAACCTTGTTCCGAACGCAGTTTCAGGCAGAATTCTGA
- the proS gene encoding proline--tRNA ligase, which translates to MSKAPRTAISPTREENYPEWYQQVIRAADLAENSPVRGCMVIKPWGYQLWENVQRALDDMFKATGHQNAYFPLFIPMSFLEKEAEHVEGFAKECAVVTHHRLEPDPDGGLRPAGKLEEPLIVRPTSETIIGATYAKWVQSYRDLPILINQWANVVRWEMRTRMFLRTAEFLWQEGHTVHATSEEAVEETEKMVEVYRDFAENWMAMPVIVGSKTPLERFPGAVETLSIEAMMQDRKALQAGTSHFLGQNFSKAQEIKFQSESGDIEFAWTTSWGVSTRLIGALIMTHSDDDGLVLPPRLAPTHVVIQPIYKDDSRAEVMEYVQSLRDELAAQTYANAPVRVTIDDRDIRGGEKKWYHVKRGVPIRLEVGPKDIAAGTVFCGIRNQPKSVGIDRAELVATIGEKLATLQQELFDAALKMREDNTVELTSEAEFRDFFADKGDTAITGGFAWCHYCDEDSLQPLLKELKVTIRCVPRSDNATEGTCFLTGKPAAQRAIFAKAY; encoded by the coding sequence ATGAGCAAAGCCCCCAGGACAGCCATCAGCCCAACTCGCGAAGAGAATTATCCCGAGTGGTATCAACAAGTCATTCGGGCAGCCGACCTCGCTGAGAACTCGCCGGTTCGCGGTTGCATGGTGATCAAACCGTGGGGCTACCAGCTTTGGGAAAACGTCCAGCGTGCTTTGGATGACATGTTCAAAGCAACCGGCCACCAAAACGCTTACTTCCCATTGTTTATCCCGATGAGCTTCCTCGAGAAGGAAGCCGAACACGTCGAGGGATTTGCGAAAGAGTGCGCGGTCGTCACTCACCACCGTCTTGAACCAGATCCTGATGGCGGGTTGCGGCCTGCGGGCAAGCTCGAAGAACCATTGATCGTTCGACCAACTAGCGAAACGATCATTGGTGCAACCTACGCGAAGTGGGTGCAGAGTTACCGTGATTTGCCAATTCTGATCAACCAATGGGCCAACGTTGTGCGTTGGGAAATGCGGACGCGAATGTTTTTGCGCACCGCGGAATTTCTTTGGCAGGAAGGCCACACCGTCCACGCGACTTCGGAAGAAGCGGTCGAAGAAACCGAGAAGATGGTCGAGGTCTACCGAGACTTTGCTGAGAACTGGATGGCGATGCCAGTCATCGTCGGTAGCAAGACTCCGCTGGAACGTTTCCCCGGCGCCGTTGAGACGTTGTCGATCGAAGCCATGATGCAAGATCGCAAGGCCTTGCAAGCGGGGACGAGCCACTTCCTGGGTCAGAACTTTTCAAAAGCGCAGGAAATCAAATTTCAAAGTGAGTCCGGCGACATCGAGTTTGCTTGGACAACCTCTTGGGGCGTCAGCACTCGTTTGATCGGTGCTTTGATTATGACGCACAGCGACGATGATGGGTTGGTTTTGCCACCGCGTTTGGCACCAACGCATGTCGTCATTCAACCAATCTACAAAGACGATTCGCGAGCGGAGGTGATGGAATACGTTCAATCACTCCGCGACGAATTGGCGGCTCAAACCTACGCGAATGCACCTGTCCGGGTAACCATCGACGACCGCGACATTCGCGGCGGCGAAAAGAAGTGGTACCACGTCAAACGAGGCGTGCCGATTCGATTGGAAGTTGGACCGAAGGACATCGCCGCGGGCACGGTTTTCTGCGGCATTCGCAACCAACCCAAAAGTGTCGGCATCGACCGAGCGGAATTGGTCGCAACGATCGGCGAGAAACTGGCAACGTTGCAGCAGGAGTTGTTCGACGCCGCTTTGAAGATGCGGGAAGACAACACAGTCGAGCTGACATCCGAAGCTGAGTTTCGCGACTTCTTTGCTGACAAAGGCGACACCGCAATCACCGGCGGGTTCGCTTGGTGTCACTACTGCGATGAAGACTCTTTGCAGCCGTTGTTGAAAGAGTTGAAGGTGACGATACGTTGCGTTCCGCGATCGGACAACGCGACCGAAGGCACCTGCTTCTTGACTGGCAAACCCGCAGCTCAACGAGCCATTTTCGCGAAAGCGTATTGA
- a CDS encoding alpha-amylase family glycosyl hydrolase: MNAMLTNALMHAVRNGVKDSRAQSALNRLLPKLESFWEVENVSQQEADEIQLRIVQHWDDLFGYLLHLYGDQWDFFYHLEQILLTIIRGWRMRPEQLKQDDEHRINNPEWYQSEKLVGGALYVDLFSENLGELRKQIPYFQDLGLSYLHLMPLFAVRPGNNDGGYAISNYRSVDPRVGTIDDLRLLADDLREAGILLVLDFVFNHTADDHYWAQQAQSGNEEYQKYYFIFPDREVPDQYERTLREIFPTVRRGNFTWHDGMQQWVWTTFNSFQWDLNYRNPEVFRAMLSEMLFIANTGVDLLRLDAVAFIWKQMGTNCENLPEAHTLIRAFNSCVRIAAPGLVFKSEAIVHPDDVVRYISHKECQTSYNPTLMALMWESLATRDTKLLRRSLARRHKLPERTTWVNYLRCHDDIGWTFDDADAAAVGIDAFGHRQFLNAFYTGQFEGSFARGVPFQHNPDNGDMRISGTLASLAGLEQAIESDRDDWKELAIRRILLLNAMMLSVGGIPLVYLGEEWGALNDYDFVKDPAKAGDTRWVHRPKMQWKFLEELGDDGSIRGRIYRSIRKLIAIRKMTPAFGGLDMELLVLESPHLLGYVRQHEGNRVIVIANFCEHAQEIDSNRLRTAGMGRFFEDLYSGQTITTSHPLTLGPYEFMWLHRV, encoded by the coding sequence ATGAACGCAATGCTCACCAACGCGCTGATGCACGCGGTTCGCAACGGCGTGAAGGATTCGCGGGCACAGAGTGCGCTGAATCGTTTGCTGCCGAAGTTGGAATCGTTTTGGGAAGTTGAGAATGTTTCCCAGCAAGAAGCCGACGAAATTCAATTGCGGATCGTCCAGCACTGGGACGATCTGTTTGGTTATCTGCTGCACTTGTACGGCGACCAATGGGATTTCTTCTACCACCTCGAACAAATCTTGCTGACGATCATTCGTGGGTGGCGGATGCGCCCCGAACAGTTGAAGCAGGATGACGAGCACCGCATCAACAACCCGGAGTGGTACCAATCCGAAAAGCTGGTCGGCGGTGCTCTTTACGTCGATTTGTTCAGCGAGAACCTTGGCGAATTACGAAAGCAAATTCCGTACTTCCAAGACCTGGGGTTGAGCTACCTGCACCTTATGCCGCTGTTTGCTGTCCGGCCCGGAAACAACGACGGCGGATACGCCATCAGCAACTACCGCAGTGTCGATCCTCGTGTGGGGACAATCGACGATTTGCGTTTGCTGGCGGACGACCTTCGCGAAGCCGGTATTTTGCTGGTGTTGGATTTTGTCTTCAACCACACCGCGGATGACCACTACTGGGCACAACAGGCTCAGTCGGGGAACGAGGAGTACCAAAAGTACTACTTCATCTTTCCCGATCGCGAAGTGCCGGATCAATACGAGCGTACGCTGCGTGAAATCTTCCCGACCGTTCGTCGCGGGAACTTCACCTGGCATGATGGAATGCAACAATGGGTTTGGACGACGTTCAACAGCTTTCAATGGGATTTGAATTATCGAAACCCCGAAGTCTTCCGAGCGATGTTGTCCGAGATGCTGTTCATCGCCAACACGGGGGTCGATCTATTGAGGCTCGATGCGGTGGCGTTCATTTGGAAACAAATGGGGACGAACTGCGAGAATCTTCCCGAGGCACACACGCTGATTCGCGCTTTCAATTCGTGCGTGCGAATCGCGGCACCAGGATTGGTGTTCAAGAGCGAGGCGATCGTTCACCCGGACGATGTCGTTCGGTATATCAGCCACAAGGAATGCCAGACCTCGTACAACCCAACGTTGATGGCGTTGATGTGGGAGTCTCTCGCGACTCGCGACACGAAGTTGTTACGTCGTTCGTTGGCTCGACGTCACAAGTTGCCCGAACGAACGACGTGGGTGAACTATTTGCGTTGTCACGACGACATTGGTTGGACGTTCGATGATGCGGACGCGGCAGCGGTTGGCATTGATGCGTTTGGGCATCGTCAGTTCCTCAATGCGTTTTACACCGGCCAGTTTGAAGGGTCGTTTGCTCGCGGGGTGCCGTTCCAGCACAACCCTGACAACGGCGATATGCGAATCAGTGGAACATTGGCTTCGCTCGCAGGGCTTGAGCAGGCGATCGAGTCGGACCGAGATGATTGGAAAGAGCTCGCGATTCGCCGTATTCTCCTGCTCAATGCGATGATGCTCAGTGTCGGCGGGATTCCGCTGGTGTATCTGGGGGAAGAATGGGGAGCGCTGAACGATTACGACTTCGTCAAAGATCCGGCGAAAGCAGGTGACACTCGGTGGGTGCACCGACCCAAGATGCAGTGGAAATTCTTGGAGGAGCTCGGTGATGACGGTTCCATTCGTGGACGTATCTATCGGTCGATTCGCAAACTGATTGCGATTCGAAAGATGACGCCGGCATTCGGTGGGTTGGACATGGAGCTATTGGTGCTCGAGTCACCGCATCTGCTCGGTTATGTCCGGCAACACGAAGGCAACCGTGTGATCGTGATCGCAAACTTCTGCGAGCATGCTCAGGAGATCGACAGCAACCGATTGCGGACGGCGGGCATGGGACGCTTCTTCGAAGATTTGTACTCCGGTCAGACGATCACCACATCGCATCCGTTGACGCTCGGCCCCTACGAATTCATGTGGCTGCACCGCGTCTGA
- the queA gene encoding tRNA preQ1(34) S-adenosylmethionine ribosyltransferase-isomerase QueA, whose protein sequence is MFRQAVLATIAERPYAGRSILSDTFLRSYASFRMPSLDLYDYELPRELIAQEPLQNRVDARLMVIDRASGEIEHHHVRDLPQLLRAEDVMVKNNSRVVPARLFGRRTKTGGRWQGLFLRSDRATGVWELLTKTRGTLQTGETITLDDRDARAGGELMVIGRDDQGHLLVQPVPNESFEGPPQAIEPGKWLDKYGRVPIPPYIRDGHMVDADVTNYQTVFASTNPEDAGSVAAPTAGLHFTKQLLDEIAKGQTASAEVTLHVGIGTFRPIEVDDIDQHQMHEEWGRIDEDAVETINDRRSGGGRCVAVGTTSVRVLESCVANRNETNGRGVAATWTGATDIFIKPPYRFGVVDALMTNFHLPKSSLLVLVSAFAGHELIRRAYQEAIANEYRFFSYGDAMLIV, encoded by the coding sequence GTGTTCCGGCAAGCTGTCCTCGCGACGATCGCCGAACGCCCCTATGCTGGTCGATCAATTCTTTCCGACACTTTCCTCCGCTCGTACGCGTCTTTCCGCATGCCATCTTTGGACCTCTACGACTACGAACTGCCTCGCGAACTGATCGCACAGGAGCCTCTGCAAAACCGAGTCGACGCTCGGCTGATGGTGATCGATCGAGCGTCCGGCGAGATTGAACATCACCACGTTCGCGATTTGCCACAGTTGCTTCGTGCCGAAGACGTGATGGTCAAGAATAATTCACGAGTCGTCCCGGCACGATTGTTTGGCAGACGAACCAAAACCGGCGGACGCTGGCAGGGTTTGTTTTTGCGATCCGATCGAGCGACGGGCGTTTGGGAATTGTTGACCAAGACTCGCGGCACCCTCCAAACCGGTGAAACGATCACCCTGGACGATCGCGACGCCCGCGCCGGCGGCGAATTGATGGTTATCGGAAGAGACGACCAAGGTCACTTGCTCGTCCAGCCAGTGCCCAACGAATCCTTCGAAGGACCACCCCAAGCAATCGAGCCAGGCAAATGGTTGGATAAGTACGGCCGAGTTCCAATTCCGCCATACATTCGCGATGGACACATGGTCGATGCGGATGTGACGAACTACCAAACGGTTTTCGCTAGCACCAATCCCGAAGACGCAGGCAGTGTCGCGGCACCCACCGCTGGTTTGCACTTCACCAAACAACTGCTCGATGAAATTGCCAAGGGTCAAACGGCATCTGCGGAGGTCACTTTGCACGTCGGCATTGGAACGTTCCGGCCTATCGAAGTGGATGACATCGACCAACATCAAATGCACGAAGAATGGGGCCGCATTGACGAAGATGCGGTCGAAACAATCAATGATCGTCGCAGCGGTGGCGGTCGATGCGTCGCCGTCGGAACGACTAGTGTTCGTGTACTGGAAAGCTGCGTCGCCAACCGCAACGAAACCAACGGCCGAGGCGTTGCTGCAACCTGGACCGGCGCAACGGATATTTTTATCAAGCCGCCTTATCGCTTTGGTGTGGTCGATGCCTTGATGACCAATTTCCACTTGCCCAAAAGCTCGCTGCTGGTGTTGGTCAGTGCTTTCGCCGGTCACGAATTGATCCGACGAGCGTATCAAGAAGCAATCGCGAACGAATACCGATTCTTCAGCTACGGCGACGCGATGCTGATCGTCTGA
- a CDS encoding sulfatase family protein translates to MLVAFASLMAFSIWIGNASAADRPNVILLMGDDHGWDETGYNGHPHLQTPILDQMAATGLRLDRFYAAHPTCSPTRGSVITGRHPNRYGTFTPNYSIRPEEIGVASLLKQADYHTAHFGKWHLGPVKASSPTNPGAFGFDEWLSHDNFFELNPWLSRNGGPPQQFQGESSELLIDHAIEFLQKVPSDEPFFLVIWYGSPHEPYSGLPEDLALYDELPSQFADQTTRLTSNETGLPVQRPLGDVLRERYAEITAMDRSIGTLRHWLAANELRDNTLLWYCGDNGTSGDGIVTSPLRGQKSDLYDGGIRVPGLIEWPAKIGQPTTSQIPSVTTDILPTLCELANVDVPRRPLDGVSLVPLVEGRMKQRNQPICFWSFDHRRESNRDPYLPEEAQQGTTPLVKLMRGNATRNFVNYHHREIEPQDFGGTRVIMDDRYKLVVSADGSKELYAMQADPNETKNVLANQPEIAQSLTDQLQAWQQSVLESLTGQDY, encoded by the coding sequence GTGCTTGTTGCCTTCGCGAGCCTGATGGCGTTCAGCATTTGGATTGGCAACGCTTCCGCAGCTGATCGACCAAACGTCATTTTGCTGATGGGAGACGATCATGGTTGGGATGAAACGGGATACAACGGCCATCCGCACCTGCAGACTCCGATCCTGGACCAAATGGCGGCGACGGGACTGCGACTGGATCGTTTTTATGCTGCCCATCCGACGTGCTCTCCGACAAGGGGCAGTGTGATCACTGGACGGCATCCGAACCGCTATGGAACGTTCACACCAAACTATTCGATTCGCCCCGAAGAGATCGGTGTCGCCAGCTTGTTGAAACAAGCGGACTACCACACCGCACACTTCGGCAAATGGCACCTTGGACCGGTCAAAGCATCCTCGCCGACGAATCCCGGAGCGTTCGGCTTTGACGAGTGGTTGTCACATGACAATTTCTTCGAGCTCAACCCTTGGTTGTCACGCAACGGCGGCCCACCTCAACAGTTTCAAGGCGAGAGTTCAGAACTGTTGATCGATCACGCCATTGAGTTCCTTCAAAAGGTCCCAAGTGACGAACCATTCTTTCTCGTCATCTGGTATGGATCACCGCATGAACCCTACAGCGGCTTGCCAGAAGACTTGGCGTTGTACGATGAACTTCCAAGTCAATTTGCCGATCAGACGACTCGCCTGACCTCCAATGAAACAGGGCTGCCCGTGCAGCGACCACTGGGTGATGTGCTCCGCGAACGTTATGCGGAAATCACTGCGATGGATCGTTCGATCGGAACGCTTCGTCACTGGCTGGCCGCGAATGAACTTCGTGACAACACCTTGCTGTGGTATTGCGGTGACAACGGCACTTCGGGTGATGGAATCGTCACGTCTCCACTGCGTGGTCAAAAGTCGGACTTGTATGACGGCGGAATTCGGGTCCCAGGACTAATTGAATGGCCCGCGAAAATTGGCCAGCCGACTACTTCACAGATCCCCTCCGTGACAACCGATATCCTGCCAACACTTTGTGAGCTGGCAAATGTCGACGTACCGCGACGACCACTCGACGGCGTCAGTCTGGTTCCTCTGGTAGAGGGTCGGATGAAGCAACGCAATCAACCAATTTGTTTCTGGAGTTTTGATCACCGCCGAGAATCCAACCGGGATCCATACTTGCCCGAAGAAGCCCAACAGGGCACCACGCCACTGGTGAAATTGATGAGGGGCAACGCAACACGAAATTTTGTCAACTATCATCATCGCGAAATCGAGCCGCAAGACTTTGGTGGCACCCGTGTGATTATGGACGATCGCTACAAGCTGGTTGTCTCCGCGGATGGTTCCAAGGAACTCTACGCGATGCAGGCGGATCCGAATGAGACCAAAAACGTGCTCGCCAACCAGCCTGAGATTGCCCAAAGCCTGACGGACCAATTGCAGGCCTGGCAACAATCGGTACTCGAGAGTTTAACGGGCCAGGACTACTGA